In the genome of Streptomyces collinus, one region contains:
- a CDS encoding MarR family winged helix-turn-helix transcriptional regulator has protein sequence MRGLHADTGYLLYRLGLRSGQLFNACLQESGLRLRHYAVLRYLATTDGALQRELSARLGYDPSAIVGLVDDLEKLGFAERRPSPDDRRSRIVVLTESGSGFLRDTDEAGLRVTGELLGPLDPAERETLHALLLRIAEDGLN, from the coding sequence ATGCGCGGACTGCACGCCGACACGGGCTACCTGCTGTACCGGCTGGGCCTGCGCTCGGGGCAGCTCTTCAACGCCTGCCTCCAGGAGTCGGGGCTGCGTCTGCGCCACTACGCCGTGCTGCGCTACCTCGCCACCACGGACGGCGCCCTGCAGCGCGAGCTGAGCGCACGGCTCGGCTACGACCCGAGCGCGATCGTCGGCCTGGTCGACGACCTGGAGAAGCTGGGCTTCGCCGAGCGCCGCCCCTCCCCCGACGACCGCCGCAGCCGGATCGTCGTGCTGACCGAGAGCGGCAGCGGCTTCCTGCGCGACACCGACGAGGCAGGCCTGCGCGTGACCGGCGAACTCCTGGGCCCGCTGGACCCGGCCGAGCGGGAGACCCTGCACGCGCTGCTGCTGCGCATCGCCGAGGACGGCCTGAACTGA
- a CDS encoding acyl-CoA synthetase, with product MRNEGLGSWPARRARKTPHRTALIHGEDATDYGTLHTRTTRLAHALRARGVRRGDRIAYLGPNHPSYLETLFAAGTLGAVFVPLNIRLAGPEIAYQLADSGARALVYGPSYAGLVAGLPGSTDVRVYLEAGPEYEAAVAEAPAEPIDEPVGADDTCIIMYTSGTTGRPKGAMLTHGNLTWNAINVLVDTDLIADERALVSAPLFHTAGLNMLTLPVLLKGGTCVLVDAFDPDATFDLIERHRITFMFGVPTMFDQVARHPRWPRADLSSLRILTCGGSPVPTPLIAAYQERGLTFLQGYGMTEAAPGTLFLDAEHAVSKAGSAGVPHFFSDVRVVRPDLAPAGVGEVGEVVVRGPHVMPGYWGLPEETAASFADGWFRSGDAAQIDEDGYVHIVDRIKDMIISGGENIYPAEIEDRLLAHPDIVECAVIGVPDDKWGEVPRAVVVPREGADLDPDEVLASLAGRLAKYKIPKSVVLADELPRTASGKLLKSRVRTRYGTQEGSA from the coding sequence ATGCGCAACGAGGGACTGGGGTCATGGCCCGCACGCCGGGCCCGCAAGACCCCGCACCGCACCGCCCTGATCCACGGCGAGGACGCCACCGACTACGGCACGCTCCACACCCGCACCACCCGCCTGGCCCATGCCCTGCGCGCCCGGGGCGTGCGCCGCGGCGACCGCATCGCCTACCTCGGCCCGAACCACCCCTCCTACCTGGAGACCCTGTTCGCGGCCGGCACGCTCGGCGCGGTCTTCGTCCCCCTCAACATCCGCCTCGCCGGACCCGAGATCGCCTACCAGCTCGCCGACTCCGGCGCCCGGGCCCTCGTCTACGGCCCGTCCTACGCCGGTCTGGTCGCGGGCCTGCCGGGCAGCACGGACGTCCGGGTCTACCTGGAGGCCGGCCCCGAGTACGAGGCGGCCGTCGCCGAGGCGCCCGCGGAGCCGATCGACGAACCGGTCGGCGCCGACGACACCTGCATCATCATGTACACCTCGGGCACGACCGGCCGCCCCAAGGGCGCCATGCTCACCCACGGCAACCTCACCTGGAACGCCATCAACGTCCTCGTCGACACCGACCTGATCGCCGACGAACGCGCCCTGGTCTCCGCCCCGTTGTTCCATACGGCGGGCCTGAACATGCTGACCCTGCCGGTCCTGCTGAAGGGCGGCACCTGCGTTCTGGTCGACGCCTTCGACCCGGACGCCACCTTCGACCTCATCGAACGGCACCGGATCACCTTCATGTTCGGCGTGCCCACGATGTTCGACCAGGTGGCCAGGCACCCGCGCTGGCCGCGAGCCGACCTCTCCTCGCTCCGCATCCTCACCTGCGGCGGCTCCCCGGTCCCCACCCCGCTCATCGCCGCCTACCAGGAACGCGGTCTGACCTTCCTCCAGGGCTACGGCATGACCGAGGCCGCCCCCGGCACGCTGTTCCTGGACGCCGAGCACGCCGTGAGCAAGGCGGGATCGGCGGGCGTGCCGCACTTCTTCAGCGACGTCCGCGTCGTCCGCCCCGACCTGGCACCGGCCGGCGTCGGCGAGGTGGGCGAGGTCGTGGTGCGCGGCCCGCACGTCATGCCCGGCTACTGGGGGCTGCCCGAGGAGACGGCCGCGTCCTTCGCGGACGGCTGGTTCCGCAGCGGCGACGCCGCCCAGATCGACGAGGACGGCTACGTCCACATCGTCGACCGCATCAAGGACATGATCATCTCCGGCGGCGAGAACATCTACCCCGCCGAGATCGAGGACCGGCTCCTCGCCCACCCGGACATCGTCGAGTGCGCGGTGATCGGCGTGCCGGACGACAAGTGGGGCGAGGTGCCGCGCGCGGTCGTCGTGCCCCGCGAGGGCGCCGACCTCGACCCCGACGAGGTGCTCGCCTCCCTCGCGGGCCGCCTCGCCAAGTACAAGATCCCGAAGTCGGTGGTCCTCGCGGACGAACTCCCGCGCACCGCCTCCGGAAAACTCCTCAAGTCCCGTGTCCGTACGCGCTACGGCACCCAGGAAGGATCCGCATGA
- a CDS encoding amidohydrolase family protein, whose amino-acid sequence MNVDDLVAIDVHTHAEVSSKGHSSLDDDLHDASSAYFKVEGKRKPTLEETAAYYRERNMAAVIFTVDAESATGTPPVPNEEVAEAAAANADVLIPFASIDPFRGKAGVRQARRLVEEYGVKGFKFHPSIQGFFPNDRSVAYDLYEVIEETGTIALFHTGQTGIGAGVPGGGGIRLKYSNPLHVDDVAADFPHLKIILAHPSFPWQDEALAVATHKPGVHIDLSGWSPKYFPPQLVQYANTLLKDKVLFGSDFPVLTPDRWLADFGKLTIKDEVRPKILKENAARLLGLTKP is encoded by the coding sequence ATGAACGTCGACGACCTGGTCGCGATCGACGTCCACACCCATGCCGAGGTGTCCTCCAAGGGCCACTCCTCCCTGGACGACGACCTGCACGACGCCTCCTCCGCCTACTTCAAGGTCGAGGGCAAGCGGAAGCCGACCCTGGAGGAGACGGCGGCCTACTACCGCGAGCGGAACATGGCCGCCGTGATCTTCACGGTGGACGCCGAGTCCGCGACCGGCACCCCGCCCGTGCCGAACGAGGAGGTCGCCGAGGCGGCCGCCGCCAACGCCGACGTCCTGATCCCCTTCGCCTCCATCGACCCCTTCCGGGGCAAGGCCGGCGTCCGGCAGGCGAGGCGGCTGGTCGAGGAGTACGGGGTGAAGGGCTTCAAGTTCCACCCCAGCATCCAGGGCTTCTTCCCCAACGACCGCTCGGTGGCGTACGACCTGTACGAGGTGATCGAGGAGACCGGCACGATCGCCCTCTTCCACACCGGCCAGACGGGCATCGGCGCCGGCGTCCCCGGCGGGGGCGGGATCAGGCTGAAGTACTCCAACCCGCTCCACGTCGACGACGTGGCGGCCGACTTCCCCCACCTGAAGATCATCCTGGCGCACCCGTCGTTCCCCTGGCAGGACGAGGCCCTGGCCGTCGCCACGCACAAGCCGGGCGTGCACATCGACCTGTCCGGCTGGTCGCCGAAGTACTTCCCGCCGCAGCTCGTGCAGTACGCGAACACCCTGCTCAAGGACAAGGTGCTCTTCGGGTCCGACTTCCCCGTCCTCACCCCCGACCGCTGGCTCGCCGACTTCGGCAAGCTGACGATCAAGGACGAGGTCCGTCCGAAGATCCTCAAGGAGAACGCGGCCCGCCTGCTCGGGCTGACGAAACCGTAA
- a CDS encoding MFS transporter: MQPSPLSPQPSPDSRQLRRVAVSGLLGTTVEFYDFLVYGTVAALVFGELFFPRADPAVGTIAAFGTFAAGYLARPLGGIVFGHFGDRLGRKSMMLLTMVLMGSGSFLIGLLPTYDTIGVWAPVLLVALRVVQGIAIGGEWGGAMLMVVEHAEHARGSRRGLWSSFTQLGAPLGSVLSAGVVTLVATLPDEQFRSWGWRVPFLLSIVLLGVGLFVRLKVAESPLFAQVKRDPVARPPIVEVLRRPKPVLLAACVGIGAFTAQSLLTSFMISYAVGEGYTRPQVLTAVTVASCVALVVLPAASSLSDRVGRRPVVLAGAVASAALAFPVLALVDSGSPGLLILALALGHGVAQSTMYGPLGALLTEMFGTRVRYTGASLGYQGATLIGAGFSPLIAGSLLASFGGGSTPVSLLLCAGAAVTAVTVWRLRETHTDALDSPAAAPALEGTPR; encoded by the coding sequence GTGCAGCCATCCCCGCTCTCCCCCCAACCCTCCCCCGATTCAAGGCAGTTGCGGCGCGTCGCCGTCTCCGGCCTGCTCGGCACCACCGTCGAGTTCTACGACTTCCTCGTCTACGGCACAGTCGCCGCGCTCGTCTTCGGCGAACTGTTCTTCCCTCGGGCCGACCCGGCGGTCGGCACCATCGCCGCGTTCGGCACCTTCGCCGCGGGTTATCTCGCCCGGCCGCTCGGCGGCATCGTCTTCGGGCACTTCGGCGACCGGCTCGGCCGCAAGTCGATGATGCTGCTGACCATGGTCCTGATGGGGTCCGGCAGCTTCCTCATCGGCCTGCTGCCGACGTACGACACCATCGGCGTCTGGGCCCCGGTGCTGCTGGTCGCCCTGCGCGTGGTGCAGGGCATCGCGATCGGCGGCGAGTGGGGCGGCGCGATGCTGATGGTCGTCGAGCACGCCGAACACGCGCGGGGTTCCCGGCGCGGCCTGTGGTCCAGCTTCACCCAGCTCGGCGCCCCGCTCGGTTCCGTGCTGTCGGCCGGTGTGGTCACCCTGGTCGCCACCCTGCCGGACGAGCAGTTCCGCTCCTGGGGCTGGCGGGTGCCGTTCCTGCTGAGCATCGTGCTGCTGGGCGTCGGCCTGTTCGTGCGGCTGAAGGTCGCCGAAAGTCCGCTGTTCGCGCAGGTCAAGCGGGATCCGGTGGCCCGGCCCCCGATCGTGGAGGTGCTGCGCCGCCCGAAGCCGGTCCTGCTGGCCGCCTGCGTGGGCATCGGCGCGTTCACCGCCCAGTCCCTGCTGACCAGCTTCATGATCTCCTACGCCGTCGGCGAGGGGTACACCCGCCCGCAGGTGCTGACCGCGGTCACCGTCGCCTCCTGCGTGGCCCTCGTCGTGCTGCCCGCCGCGTCCTCGCTGTCGGACCGGGTCGGCCGCCGGCCCGTCGTGCTCGCCGGTGCCGTCGCCTCGGCGGCGCTCGCCTTCCCGGTGCTGGCGCTGGTCGACTCGGGCTCCCCCGGCCTGCTGATCCTCGCCCTGGCGCTCGGCCACGGCGTCGCCCAGTCCACGATGTACGGGCCTCTGGGCGCGCTGCTCACCGAGATGTTCGGCACCCGCGTCCGCTACACCGGCGCCTCCCTCGGTTACCAGGGCGCGACCCTGATCGGCGCCGGGTTCTCCCCGCTGATCGCCGGCAGTCTCCTGGCGTCCTTCGGCGGCGGCAGCACCCCGGTGTCGCTGCTGCTGTGCGCGGGCGCGGCCGTCACGGCGGTCACCGTGTGGCGGCTGCGCGAGACGCACACGGACGCGCTGGACTCCCCCGCCGCCGCCCCCGCCCTGGAAGGAACCCCGCGTTGA
- a CDS encoding SDR family NAD(P)-dependent oxidoreductase produces MPSIDLSGKAAVVTGSGRGLGLAYARALAAHGASVVVNDVDEAVAEAAVKSIAEAGGKAVAEVVPVGTTEAAERLVNRAVEEFGRLDVLVTNAGILRDKVLWKMTDEDFDAVITTHLKGTFTCARAAAVRMREQGEGGSLILVGSPAGQRGNFGQTNYAAAKAGIAAMARTWSMELGRAGITVNAIVPVAATAMTETIPAFAPYIEAMRGGEPLPDFLRKGEGFGTPEDCAALVPFLASEAARGVTGQAIGIGGDKVALWSHPQEIRAAYADGGWTPDTLADAWPTSIGAEPQSVGIPAPKFPEA; encoded by the coding sequence GTGCCCAGCATCGATCTCTCCGGCAAGGCCGCCGTCGTCACCGGCAGCGGCCGGGGCCTCGGCCTCGCCTATGCCCGCGCCCTGGCCGCCCACGGGGCCTCCGTGGTCGTCAACGACGTCGACGAGGCCGTGGCCGAGGCGGCCGTGAAGTCCATCGCGGAAGCGGGCGGCAAGGCCGTCGCCGAGGTCGTCCCGGTCGGCACCACCGAGGCCGCCGAGCGCCTGGTGAACCGCGCGGTCGAGGAATTCGGCCGGCTGGACGTCCTCGTCACCAACGCGGGCATCCTGCGCGACAAGGTGCTGTGGAAGATGACCGACGAGGACTTCGACGCGGTGATCACCACCCACCTCAAGGGCACCTTCACCTGTGCGCGCGCCGCCGCCGTCCGGATGCGCGAGCAGGGCGAGGGCGGCTCGCTGATCCTGGTCGGCTCCCCGGCCGGCCAGCGCGGCAACTTCGGCCAGACGAACTACGCCGCGGCCAAGGCCGGCATCGCGGCGATGGCCCGTACCTGGTCGATGGAGCTGGGCCGCGCGGGCATCACGGTCAACGCGATCGTGCCGGTCGCCGCCACCGCGATGACCGAGACCATCCCGGCCTTCGCCCCGTACATCGAGGCCATGCGCGGCGGCGAGCCGCTGCCGGACTTCCTGCGCAAGGGCGAAGGCTTCGGCACCCCCGAGGACTGCGCGGCCCTCGTCCCGTTCCTCGCCTCCGAGGCCGCCCGGGGCGTCACCGGCCAGGCCATCGGCATCGGCGGCGACAAGGTGGCACTCTGGTCGCATCCGCAGGAGATCAGGGCGGCCTACGCCGACGGCGGCTGGACCCCGGACACGCTGGCCGACGCCTGGCCCACGTCGATCGGTGCCGAGCCCCAGTCGGTCGGCATCCCGGCGCCGAAGTTCCCGGAGGCGTGA
- a CDS encoding MaoC family dehydratase: MSLTVNGLDELKKLAGSDLGTSEWIEVTQERIDTFADATGDHQWIHVDPERAKDGPFGAPIAHGYLTLSLFIPLFTELLDVQGVTTKVNYGLNKVRFPSPVKVGSRIRLTAKLAEAEEVPGGVQITVEGAIEIEGATKPAAVLQSLSRFYA; encoded by the coding sequence ATGAGCCTCACCGTCAACGGCCTCGACGAACTGAAGAAGCTCGCCGGCAGCGACCTCGGCACCAGCGAGTGGATCGAGGTGACGCAGGAGCGCATCGACACCTTCGCCGACGCCACGGGCGACCACCAGTGGATCCACGTGGACCCCGAGCGAGCCAAGGACGGCCCCTTCGGCGCCCCCATCGCGCACGGCTACCTCACGCTCTCCCTCTTCATCCCGCTCTTCACCGAGCTGCTGGACGTCCAGGGCGTGACGACGAAGGTCAACTACGGCCTCAACAAGGTGCGTTTCCCGTCCCCCGTGAAGGTGGGCTCCCGCATCCGCCTGACGGCGAAGCTCGCCGAGGCCGAGGAGGTGCCGGGCGGCGTGCAGATCACCGTCGAGGGCGCGATCGAGATCGAGGGCGCCACCAAGCCGGCCGCGGTGCTGCAGAGCCTGTCGCGGTTCTACGCCTGA